A window of the Lates calcarifer isolate ASB-BC8 linkage group LG18, TLL_Latcal_v3, whole genome shotgun sequence genome harbors these coding sequences:
- the cwf19l1 gene encoding CWF19-like protein 1: MGEQPVRVLACGDVEGRLNALFNRVQTIQKKTGQFDLLLCVGEFFGTTPEAEAEWQQYKTGAKKAPIHTYILGAASQETVKNFPSADGCELAENITYLGRRGVFTGVSGLQIAYVSGREAQQEPAPAHCFTAKDLSALVSPLTSSSKFRGVDILLTSQWPRGVWQYANNPEVNTKFCGSTSVANLADKLKPRYHFAALEGTHYERLPYRNHLVLQENAQHVSRFIALATVNNPAKKKYLYAFNIIPMKTMDPSELVKQPQDVTENPYRRSTKDKTDAPKTGFSGTEEEEPSHQFFFDLGKKQGGGPRGRGRKRYPDGDGRGRDQQHDGDRHHQGQPKQPRRHPQPTGPCWFCLASPQVEKHLVISIGTHCYLALAKGGLTPHHILILPIGHYQSVVDLSSEVVEEMEKYKSALTSFYKSKGERCVLFERNYRSQHLQLQVVPVPLDRCTTEDIKEAFMVQAQEQQMELMEIPEHTDLKQIAPPGTPYFYVELDSGEKLFYRIQKHFPLQFGREVLASEAVLNIPTRADWKECKQTREEEEESCKQLRDDFQPFDFAWED; encoded by the exons ATGGGAGAACAACCAGTGAGAGT CTTAGCATGTGGGGATGTCGAGGGCAGGCTGAACGCTCTCTTCAATCGAGTCCAGACCATCCAGAAGAAGACCGGACAGTTTGAT CTGTTGCTTTGTGTTGGGGAGTTTTTCGGAACGACACCAGAGGCTGAGGCTGAGTGGCAGCAATACAAAACTGGAGCCAAGAAAG cccccattcacacctacatCCTGGGAGCAGCGAGCCAGGAGACGGTGAAGAACTTCCCCAGCGCTGACGGCTGCGAGCTGGCTGAAAATATCACATATCTGG GTCGGCGAGGTGTGTTCACCGGTGTGTCAGGGCTACAGATAGCCTATGTCAGTGGTCGGGAGGCTCAGCAGGAGCCAGCCCCGGCTCACTGCTTCACTGCCAAAGACCTGTCAGCTCTCGTGTCTCCGCTGACCAGCAGCTCCAAGTTCAGAGGGGTCGACATCCTGCTGACGTCACAGTGGCCCAGAGGAGTGTGGCAGTACGCAAACAACCCG GAAGTGAACACAAAGTTCTGCGGGAGCACCTCCGTCGCCAACCTCGCAGACAAACTGAAGCCACGATACCACTTTGCTGCACTAGAGGGCACTCACTATGAGAGACTCCCATACAG AAATCATCTTGTTCTCCAGGAAAATGCTCAGCACGTTAGCCGCTTCATCGCCCTGGCAACTGTCAACAACCCTGCCAAGAAGAAG tATCTGTACGCCTTCAACATAATCCCAATGAAGACCATGGATCCATCAGAGCTGGTAAAGCAGCCGCAGGATGTGACAGAAAACCCCTACAGACGCTCCACAAAAGACAAGACGGACGCACCAAAGACAGGCTTCAGcggcacagaggaggag GAGCCTTCCCATCAGTTCTTCTTTGACCTGGGCAAGAAGCAGGGTGGGGGTCCTCGTGGCCGTGGCAGGAAAAGATATCCAGATGGAGACGGACGGGGACGAGACCAGCAGCATGATGGAGACAGGCATCATCAGGGACAACCCAAACAGCCCCGCAGGCACC CTCAGCCCACTGGTCCCTGCTGGTTCTGTTTGGCCAGTCCTCAGGTGGAGAAACACCTCGTCATCAGCATAGGAACACAT tgttaCCTGGCTCTGGCTAAAGGCGGACTGACTCCTCACCACATCCTGATCCTCCCCATCGGTCACTACCAGTCTGTGGTGGACCTGAGCTctgaggtggtggaggagatggagaagtaCAAGTCGGCCCTGACAAGCTTCTACAAGAGCAAAGGAGAGCGATGCGTGCTGTTTGAGAGGAATTACAGAAGCCAACACCTGCAGCTACAG GTCGTCCCGGTGCCGCTGGACCGCTGCACAACAGAGGACATCAAAGAGGCATTCATGGTCCAGGCTCAGGAGCAACAGATGGAGCTGATGGAGATTCCTGAACACACTGACCTCAAACAG ATTGCTCCTCCAGGGACACCGTACTTCTATGTGGAGCTGGACTCAGGGGAGAAACTCTTCTACCGCATCCAgaaacattttcctctgcagtttGGAAG GGAGGTTCTGGCCAGCGAGGCGGTGCTCAACATCCCGACTCGAGCCGACTGGAAGGAGTGTAAACAGaccagggaggaggaggaggagagctgcaaACAGCTGAGAGACGACTTCCAGCCGTTCGACTTCGCCTGGGaggactaa
- the dmtf1 gene encoding cyclin-D-binding Myb-like transcription factor 1 isoform X1 — MSSAAEDEEAAALETVKSVTLTQDSDGSIILHCPPNDEDSEPLQKKLRLSTEEQEDSDTPQFSVVTLPMSENDEGFEVTMTATADGDLSEEGVAQIQILQEDEDCLSPNQKTEVSPVSQAWFTTKEDKDTLANKGHKWKQGMWSKEEIDILMSNIDRYVKDRGIEDPAEIIFEMSKEERKDFYRSVALGLNRPLFAVYRRVLRMYDNRNHVGKYTPDEIEKLKSLREKHGNDWATIGAALGRSASSVKDRCRLMKDTCNTGKWSEEEERRLAEVVYEMAGATPGSAVTGGVSWASVADQVRTRSEKQCRSKWLNYLNWKHSGGTEWTKEDDLNLIRRISELEVEDENEIKWEDLAGGWSSVRSPQWLRSKWWSIKRQVANHKDIPFSVLLKGLQELMASSQTGSGPGSPSSSSLQIRLTRLEESSGSPTPTSVAALQIPVQIPLQITHLASDSSAAASDSETITLNTGALQTFEILPSFHLQPTGTPGTYYLQTTSNQGLPLSLSTGQGLPLSLANNSTVTLTTGSSPSPHEHIILHSLSTDGLCSSDGVIIQTVTSDPTSSDPLSQSQLVVETEGRGQDDHLAATSLLEGAESVVTETQEALTDGFTDKELSSPSVEGPVVHSGITPGSAVLIVSPPNISSTLTDPILENQEVSD, encoded by the exons ATgagttcagcagcagaggatgaggaggctGCAGCGTTAGAGACGGTGAAGTCTGTCACCCTCACTCAGGACAGTGATGGAAGCATCATACTGCACTGTCCTCCCAATG atgaggaCTCGGAGCCCCTTCAGAAGAAACTGCGTCTCTCTACAGAAGAACAGGAAGACTCAGACACACCTCAGTTCTCTGTGGTCACTTTACCAA TGTCGGAGAACGACGAAGGGTTCGAGGTGACGATGACAGCCACAGCAGATGGTGATCTGTCGGAGGAGGGCGTCGCTCAGATTCAG ATCCTGCAAGAGGATGAGGACTGTCTCTCGCCAAATCAGAAGACAGAGGTGTCACCTGTCAGTCAGGCCTGGTTCACcacaaaagaagacaaagacacactggCTAACAAAG GTCACAAGTGGAAACAGGGCATGTGGTCTAAAGAGGAGATTGACATTCTGATGAGCAACATTGATCGATATGTGAAG gacaGAGGCATCGAAGACCCGGCAGAGATCATATTTGAGATGtccaaagaggagaggaaggattTCTACCGTTCTGTGGCCTTGGGGTTAAACAGGCCTCTGTTCGCCGTCTATAGACGAGTTCTGCGAATGTACGACAACCGCAACCACGTCGGGAA GTATACTCCTGATGAGATAGAGAAGCTAAAATC TTTGAGGGAGAAACATGGGAACGACTGGGCGACTATTGGAGCAGCTCTGGGTCGCAGTGCCTCTTCTGTTAAAGACCGCTGCCGACTAATGAAGGACACATGCAACACAG gtaaatggagtgaggaggaggagagacgtCTCGCTGAGGTTGTATACGAGATGGCAGGTGCGACACCGGGGTCAGCGGTCACGGGAGGCGTCTCTTGGGCGTCAGTGGCTGACCAGGTTCGCACGCGCTCAGAGAAGCAGTGTCGGTCAAAATGGTTGAATTACCTGAACTGGAAACACAGTGGAGGGACGGAGTGGACGAAGGAGGATGATCTGAACCTCATACGCAG GATATCggagctggaggtggaggatgagaATGAAATCAAATGGGAGGATCTTGCAGGCGGGTGGAGCAGCGTTCGATCGCCTCAGTGGCTGCGATCTAAGTGGTGGAGCATCAAGAGACAAGTAGCCAATCACAAGGACATCCCCTTCAGTG TCCTTCTGAAGGGCCTCCAAGAGCTCATGGCATCCTCGCAGACCGGATCGGGACCAGGGAGCCCCTCTTCGTCCTCGCTCCAGATCAGACTCACCCGATTGGAGGAGAGCAGCGGcagccccacccccacctctgtGGCCGCGCTGCAGATTCCCGTACAGATCCCGCTGCAGATCACACACCTGG CCTCAGAttcttcagcagcagccagcgACAGTGAAACCATCACTCTGAACACAGGAGCTCTGCAGACCTTTGAGATCCTGCCT tcCTTCCACCTGCAGCCCACCGGCACCCCAGGGACCTACTACCTCCAGACGACATCCAATCAGGGCCTGCCACTCAGCCTCTCCACCGGTCAAGGCCTTCCACTCAGTCTGGCCAATAACAGCACGGTTACCCTGACAACAGGCTCCTCTCCATCGCCACATGAACACATCATCCTCCACAGCCTGTCG aCGGACGGCCTCTGCTCCAGCGACGGCGTCATCATCCAGACAGTCACTTCTGACCCCACCTCCTCAGAccctctcagccaatcacagctggTTGTGGAAACAGAGGGGCGGGGCCAGGACGACCACCTAGCTGCCACAAGTCTCCTGGAGGGTGCAGAGAGTGTTGTCACGGAAACGCAGGAGGCACTGACTGATGGCTTCACTGACAAG gagcTGAGTTCCCCCTCTGTTGAGGGTCCAGTGGTGCATTCTGGGATAACACCAGGCAGCGCTGTGCTGATTGTGTCTCCTCCCAACATCAGCAGTACActgacag ATCCAATCTTGGAGAACCAGGAAGTCTCAGACTGA
- the dmtf1 gene encoding cyclin-D-binding Myb-like transcription factor 1 isoform X2: MSSAAEDEEAAALETVKSVTLTQDSDGSIILHCPPNDEDSEPLQKKLRLSTEEQEDSDTPQFSVVTLPMSENDEGFEVTMTATADGDLSEEGVAQIQILQEDEDCLSPNQKTEVSPVSQAWFTTKEDKDTLANKGHKWKQGMWSKEEIDILMSNIDRYVKDRGIEDPAEIIFEMSKEERKDFYRSVALGLNRPLFAVYRRVLRMYDNRNHVGKYTPDEIEKLKSLREKHGNDWATIGAALGRSASSVKDRCRLMKDTCNTGKWSEEEERRLAEVVYEMAGATPGSAVTGGVSWASVADQVRTRSEKQCRSKWLNYLNWKHSGGTEWTKEDDLNLIRRISELEVEDENEIKWEDLAGGWSSVRSPQWLRSKWWSIKRQVANHKDIPFSVLLKGLQELMASSQTGSGPGSPSSSSLQIRLTRLEESSGSPTPTSVAALQIPVQIPLQITHLASDSSAAASDSETITLNTGALQTFEILPSFHLQPTGTPGTYYLQTTSNQGLPLSLSTGQGLPLSLANNSTVTLTTGSSPSPHEHIILHSLSTDGLCSSDGVIIQTVTSDPTSSDPLSQSQLVVETEGRGQDDHLAATSLLEGAESVVTETQEALTDGFTDKELSSPSVEGPVVHSGITPGSAVLIVSPPNISSTLTEQFIK, translated from the exons ATgagttcagcagcagaggatgaggaggctGCAGCGTTAGAGACGGTGAAGTCTGTCACCCTCACTCAGGACAGTGATGGAAGCATCATACTGCACTGTCCTCCCAATG atgaggaCTCGGAGCCCCTTCAGAAGAAACTGCGTCTCTCTACAGAAGAACAGGAAGACTCAGACACACCTCAGTTCTCTGTGGTCACTTTACCAA TGTCGGAGAACGACGAAGGGTTCGAGGTGACGATGACAGCCACAGCAGATGGTGATCTGTCGGAGGAGGGCGTCGCTCAGATTCAG ATCCTGCAAGAGGATGAGGACTGTCTCTCGCCAAATCAGAAGACAGAGGTGTCACCTGTCAGTCAGGCCTGGTTCACcacaaaagaagacaaagacacactggCTAACAAAG GTCACAAGTGGAAACAGGGCATGTGGTCTAAAGAGGAGATTGACATTCTGATGAGCAACATTGATCGATATGTGAAG gacaGAGGCATCGAAGACCCGGCAGAGATCATATTTGAGATGtccaaagaggagaggaaggattTCTACCGTTCTGTGGCCTTGGGGTTAAACAGGCCTCTGTTCGCCGTCTATAGACGAGTTCTGCGAATGTACGACAACCGCAACCACGTCGGGAA GTATACTCCTGATGAGATAGAGAAGCTAAAATC TTTGAGGGAGAAACATGGGAACGACTGGGCGACTATTGGAGCAGCTCTGGGTCGCAGTGCCTCTTCTGTTAAAGACCGCTGCCGACTAATGAAGGACACATGCAACACAG gtaaatggagtgaggaggaggagagacgtCTCGCTGAGGTTGTATACGAGATGGCAGGTGCGACACCGGGGTCAGCGGTCACGGGAGGCGTCTCTTGGGCGTCAGTGGCTGACCAGGTTCGCACGCGCTCAGAGAAGCAGTGTCGGTCAAAATGGTTGAATTACCTGAACTGGAAACACAGTGGAGGGACGGAGTGGACGAAGGAGGATGATCTGAACCTCATACGCAG GATATCggagctggaggtggaggatgagaATGAAATCAAATGGGAGGATCTTGCAGGCGGGTGGAGCAGCGTTCGATCGCCTCAGTGGCTGCGATCTAAGTGGTGGAGCATCAAGAGACAAGTAGCCAATCACAAGGACATCCCCTTCAGTG TCCTTCTGAAGGGCCTCCAAGAGCTCATGGCATCCTCGCAGACCGGATCGGGACCAGGGAGCCCCTCTTCGTCCTCGCTCCAGATCAGACTCACCCGATTGGAGGAGAGCAGCGGcagccccacccccacctctgtGGCCGCGCTGCAGATTCCCGTACAGATCCCGCTGCAGATCACACACCTGG CCTCAGAttcttcagcagcagccagcgACAGTGAAACCATCACTCTGAACACAGGAGCTCTGCAGACCTTTGAGATCCTGCCT tcCTTCCACCTGCAGCCCACCGGCACCCCAGGGACCTACTACCTCCAGACGACATCCAATCAGGGCCTGCCACTCAGCCTCTCCACCGGTCAAGGCCTTCCACTCAGTCTGGCCAATAACAGCACGGTTACCCTGACAACAGGCTCCTCTCCATCGCCACATGAACACATCATCCTCCACAGCCTGTCG aCGGACGGCCTCTGCTCCAGCGACGGCGTCATCATCCAGACAGTCACTTCTGACCCCACCTCCTCAGAccctctcagccaatcacagctggTTGTGGAAACAGAGGGGCGGGGCCAGGACGACCACCTAGCTGCCACAAGTCTCCTGGAGGGTGCAGAGAGTGTTGTCACGGAAACGCAGGAGGCACTGACTGATGGCTTCACTGACAAG gagcTGAGTTCCCCCTCTGTTGAGGGTCCAGTGGTGCATTCTGGGATAACACCAGGCAGCGCTGTGCTGATTGTGTCTCCTCCCAACATCAGCAGTACActgacag AACAATTtatcaaatga
- the LOC108895889 gene encoding CD9 antigen isoform X2: MGGLQCIKYLMFIFNFLFWLAGTGVLAVGLWLRFDSRTAGLFEGQDSPTVFFTGVYILIAAGALMMVVGFLGCCGAIKESPCMLGLFFLFLLIIFAVEVAAGIWGLSNKDRVVEDVTEFYKQTYNNYKDTKQEALKETLRLIHFGLNCCGPTGTVIDAARDICPKKDGLEALITTSCPAAIDEMFNNRLHIIGGVGIGIGVIMIFGMIFSMMLCCAIKRSRDFV, encoded by the exons ATGGGGGGACTGCAGTGCATCAAATACCTGATGTTCATCTTCAACTTTCTCTTTTGG tTGGCAGGTACTGGAGTTCTAGCCGTGGGACTTTGGCTACGTTTTGACTCCAGGACAGCAGGACTGTTTGAAGGACAGGACTCGCCCACAGTCTTCTTCACTG GCGTGTACATTCTGATCGCAGCAGGGGCTCTGATGATGGTCGTGGGCTTCCTGGGATGCTGCGGAGCCATCAAAGAGTCGCCGTGCATGCTGGGACTG ttcttcctcttcctgctcatCATCTTCGCTGTGGAAGTGGCTGCTGGGATCTGGGGCCTCTCCAACAAGGACCGg GTGGTGGAGGACGTCACAGAGTTTTATAAACAGACTTACAACAACTACAAAGACACCAAACAGGAAGCACTGAAGGAGACCCTCCGCCTCATCCATTTTGGA CTGAACTGCTGTGGTCCGACAGGAACAGTGATCGATGCTGCCAGAGATATCTGCCCCAAAAAGGATGGACTGGAGGCCCTAATCACCACG AGCTGTCCGGCTGCCATCGACGAGATGTTCAACAACAGGCTGCACATCATTGGTGGGGTTGGCATTGGTATTGGAGTCATTATG atCTTTGGGATGATCTTCAGCATGATGCTCTGCTGTGCCATTAAGAGGTCCAGAGACTTTgtttaa
- the LOC108895889 gene encoding CD9 antigen isoform X1 gives MTALSSWELCVKYALFIFNFIFWLAGTGVLAVGLWLRFDSRTAGLFEGQDSPTVFFTGVYILIAAGALMMVVGFLGCCGAIKESPCMLGLFFLFLLIIFAVEVAAGIWGLSNKDRVVEDVTEFYKQTYNNYKDTKQEALKETLRLIHFGLNCCGPTGTVIDAARDICPKKDGLEALITTSCPAAIDEMFNNRLHIIGGVGIGIGVIMIFGMIFSMMLCCAIKRSRDFV, from the exons tTGGCAGGTACTGGAGTTCTAGCCGTGGGACTTTGGCTACGTTTTGACTCCAGGACAGCAGGACTGTTTGAAGGACAGGACTCGCCCACAGTCTTCTTCACTG GCGTGTACATTCTGATCGCAGCAGGGGCTCTGATGATGGTCGTGGGCTTCCTGGGATGCTGCGGAGCCATCAAAGAGTCGCCGTGCATGCTGGGACTG ttcttcctcttcctgctcatCATCTTCGCTGTGGAAGTGGCTGCTGGGATCTGGGGCCTCTCCAACAAGGACCGg GTGGTGGAGGACGTCACAGAGTTTTATAAACAGACTTACAACAACTACAAAGACACCAAACAGGAAGCACTGAAGGAGACCCTCCGCCTCATCCATTTTGGA CTGAACTGCTGTGGTCCGACAGGAACAGTGATCGATGCTGCCAGAGATATCTGCCCCAAAAAGGATGGACTGGAGGCCCTAATCACCACG AGCTGTCCGGCTGCCATCGACGAGATGTTCAACAACAGGCTGCACATCATTGGTGGGGTTGGCATTGGTATTGGAGTCATTATG atCTTTGGGATGATCTTCAGCATGATGCTCTGCTGTGCCATTAAGAGGTCCAGAGACTTTgtttaa